A section of the Alphaproteobacteria bacterium genome encodes:
- a CDS encoding MarR family winged helix-turn-helix transcriptional regulator: MGRKKTYLPPKKSVGYQIRATHRAFNRILGVLLAEHDLTPAQWFFLRALWEKDGVSQRELSQTMGLTEPTTVAALRVMERRKLIFRRRDPNDRRRIGVFLSGKGRALRERLSDIPRLANEAGIRGETAEDIDALLTILIRIRNRVEAAVREATR; this comes from the coding sequence ATGGGGCGAAAAAAAACCTACCTGCCGCCGAAAAAAAGCGTCGGTTATCAGATCCGCGCGACGCACAGGGCCTTCAACCGGATTCTCGGGGTTCTCCTGGCCGAGCATGACCTGACACCCGCCCAATGGTTCTTTCTTCGCGCGCTGTGGGAGAAAGACGGGGTCTCGCAGCGCGAGCTGAGCCAGACGATGGGACTGACGGAGCCCACCACGGTCGCCGCCCTGCGCGTGATGGAGCGTCGAAAGCTGATTTTCCGTCGGCGCGATCCCAATGACCGCCGCCGGATCGGCGTTTTCCTGTCCGGCAAGGGGCGGGCGCTTCGCGAACGCCTGAGCGATATTCCGCGCCTCGCCAATGAAGCGGGTATCCGGGGAGAGACGGCCGAGGATATCGACGCGCTCCTGACGATCCTCATCCGCATTCGAAATCGGGTCGAGGCGGCCGTCCGCGAAGCGACCCGGTAG
- a CDS encoding aromatic ring-hydroxylating dioxygenase subunit alpha, whose translation MMPPAKQKYEGDIVNLSRGEIAREVFFNRNIYETELERIFTRSWLFIGHESQVPSPGDFILARMGEESVILNRDQQGRIHVLLNNCRHRGMRVCRYDKGNEQYFTCPYHGWVFGDDGALVKVPKLTSAYHEELDRREWGLISPRVHNHRGSIWANWDAEAPDFETYMGDALFYFDDYLDLFDGSDGPWEVCGGIFKWKIPSNWKFGAENFAGDYYHQPSHASVDRIILSPSGQRGRHIYDPVTAAREAHKLNICIKGTGHTIRGQLFKEDYDYMPTYQEMPVVEEYFREAYYKRQERLGEKSRWFGHGGTIFPNVSFSNGVMSMGTWHPDGPEQTEVWRIFLVPAEAPREVKDVLRHYAIRYQGPSGLTEQDDMENWTYAHEGARGTVARRFPFNYQMGSGHERRSWPASWLGASAYATEDVSEQNQREFFTHWARMMDGSQPRILGCERAAE comes from the coding sequence ATGATGCCGCCAGCGAAACAGAAATATGAGGGCGATATCGTGAACCTGTCCCGCGGAGAGATCGCGCGGGAGGTCTTCTTCAACCGGAATATCTACGAAACGGAGCTGGAGCGGATTTTCACTCGCTCATGGCTGTTTATCGGCCATGAAAGCCAGGTGCCCAGTCCCGGTGACTTCATTCTCGCACGGATGGGTGAGGAATCGGTCATTCTCAATCGGGATCAGCAGGGCAGGATCCACGTTCTCCTGAATAACTGCCGTCACCGCGGCATGCGGGTGTGCCGCTACGACAAGGGCAACGAGCAGTATTTCACTTGCCCCTACCACGGGTGGGTGTTCGGCGATGACGGCGCGCTCGTCAAGGTGCCCAAGCTCACCAGCGCCTATCATGAGGAGCTCGATCGCCGCGAATGGGGACTGATCTCCCCCCGCGTTCATAATCACCGGGGCAGTATCTGGGCCAACTGGGATGCCGAGGCGCCGGATTTCGAGACGTATATGGGCGACGCTCTCTTTTATTTTGATGACTACCTCGATCTTTTCGACGGGTCGGACGGGCCGTGGGAGGTTTGTGGCGGGATTTTCAAATGGAAAATTCCCAGCAACTGGAAATTCGGCGCCGAGAACTTTGCCGGCGATTATTACCATCAGCCGAGCCATGCCTCGGTGGACAGGATCATTCTGTCGCCGAGCGGGCAGCGGGGCCGTCATATTTACGACCCGGTAACGGCCGCGCGCGAGGCCCACAAGCTCAATATCTGCATCAAGGGCACGGGACACACGATCCGCGGGCAACTCTTCAAGGAAGATTACGACTATATGCCCACGTATCAGGAGATGCCGGTCGTCGAAGAGTATTTTCGGGAGGCCTATTACAAGCGCCAGGAGCGCCTCGGGGAGAAATCCCGCTGGTTCGGACATGGCGGCACGATCTTCCCAAATGTCTCCTTTTCCAACGGTGTGATGAGCATGGGCACCTGGCATCCCGACGGACCGGAACAGACAGAAGTCTGGCGGATTTTCCTCGTTCCCGCCGAGGCGCCGCGGGAGGTGAAGGACGTCCTCCGCCACTACGCGATCCGTTACCAGGGGCCCAGCGGGCTGACCGAGCAGGATGACATGGAGAACTGGACCTACGCCCATGAGGGCGCGCGCGGCACTGTCGCCCGGCGTTTCCCGTTCAATTACCAGATGGGCTCCGGGCATGAACGCAGGTCCTGGCCCGCTTCCTGGCTGGGTGCCAGCGCGTACGCGACCGAGGACGTCTCCGAACAGAACCAGCGCGAGTTTTTTACGCACTGGGCCAGAATGATGGACGGCAGCCAGCCGCGCATATTGGGCTGCGAAAGGGCGGCGGAATGA
- a CDS encoding 3-phenylpropionate/cinnamic acid dioxygenase subunit beta, whose amino-acid sequence MSATTGSARLRQDPDLTHRVAQYFYHEADLLDERRFDDWFKLLHPEVHYWMPLTRNLKFDSSATEFTACHENDLNWFDEGHFEIEQRVKQIMGGDHWAEEPLSRSSHLITNVVVTEADETAVRTRCRFMTYRNRVESDTDIFVGKREDELVPDGDSFLIRRRKILLDQNVLLAKNLTLFF is encoded by the coding sequence ATGAGCGCGACCACGGGCAGCGCCAGACTCCGCCAGGACCCCGATTTGACGCATCGTGTGGCTCAGTACTTCTATCACGAGGCCGATCTTCTGGACGAGCGCCGGTTCGATGACTGGTTCAAGCTTCTGCATCCGGAAGTCCATTACTGGATGCCGTTGACGCGCAATCTGAAATTCGATTCGTCCGCAACAGAGTTCACGGCCTGCCACGAGAACGACCTCAACTGGTTCGATGAAGGCCATTTCGAGATAGAGCAACGTGTGAAGCAGATCATGGGCGGCGATCACTGGGCCGAAGAGCCGCTCTCGCGGTCCTCTCACCTGATCACCAACGTTGTCGTGACCGAAGCGGACGAGACAGCAGTTCGTACCCGCTGCCGGTTCATGACCTACCGCAATCGCGTGGAATCCGATACCGACATCTTCGTCGGCAAGCGGGAGGACGAACTCGTGCCCGATGGTGACAGTTTTCTCATCCGCCGGCGCAAAATTCTGCTCGACCAGAATGTCCTTCTGGCCAAGAACCTCACCCTGTTCTTCTGA